The following proteins are co-located in the Naumovozyma dairenensis CBS 421 chromosome 9, complete genome genome:
- the NDAI0I02790 gene encoding SKN1/KRE6 family beta-glucan synthesis-associated protein (similar to Saccharomyces cerevisiae SKN1 (YGR143W) and KRE6 (YPR159W); ancestral locus Anc_3.508) produces MRNLTRNYNNSDEDNSNASSNSNSQEQLIDNDSHSSMELRGDSSLPLNEDTPSITNPFLRSYENTENSSSINYHNNSENSESNFLRSENNNNNKSLNVNDDEKLLSSDYKGYYSKPHYNNVLPNSHSNSNSNTSDSSGTHPSLQLIDEKYSNQSPLPSNTNLDKLIGATPAFDRYPIIGTRLSSQAHLNNPLRNNSNPNSNIGNGITNNKNETNITSKTSFINSNSNSNLYLNEQDFSPFGGYPTSSFPLDFSEVENDDYLHNPDLEEEARLDKRRFIEDVKHMNGRSFGGLVGILFLFLACIAVFIILPALTFTGAVDHEPQHANVETNPTNNTYIVHEYLTQYQYPQLQAIRTSLVDPDTPSDASTRIAKDGSKWHLVFSDEFNAEGRTFYDGDDQFWTAPDIHYDATKDLEWYSPDASTTKNGTLKLRMDAFKNHDLYYRSGMLQSWNKLCFTQGALEISANLPNYGRVSGLWPGLWTMGNLGRPGFLATTDGVWPYSYDSCDAGITPNQSSPDGISYLPGQRLSACTCDGEEHPNPGVGRGAPEIDIIEGESDTVLGVGVASQSMQIAPFDIWYIPDYDFVEVYNFTVTTMNTYCGGPFQQAISAVTTLNTSWYEYGLDAGYFQKFAIEYLNDDDDGYCRWFVGDNPTFTIYAKSLHPNGNIGWRRISKEPMSIIMNLGISNNWAYIDWQSIYFPVTMSIDYVRLYQPADAISITCDPEDYPTYDYIEAHKYAYSNANLTHWEKAGFSTPKNILTGNCKSSNYALEEA; encoded by the coding sequence ATGAGAAATCTTACAAGGAATTATAATAACAGTGATGAGGATAATAGCAATGCTAGTTCCAATTCCAATAGTCAAGAACAGTTAATTGATAACGATAGCCATTCTTCAATGGAATTGAGGGGCGATTCTTCTCTTCCTCTTAACGAGGATACACCTTCTATAACGAACCCTTTCCTGAGGAGTTATGAAAATACTgaaaattcatcttcaataaattatcataataattcagAAAATAGTGAATCTAATTTTCTCCGAAGtgaaaacaacaacaacaataaaagTCTTAATGtgaatgatgatgagaaaCTTTTATCTTCAGACTATAAAggttattattcaaaaccTCATTATAATAACGTACTCCCCAATTCACATTCAAATTCTAATTCAAATACAAGTGATAGTTCAGGAACTCATCCTTCATTACAATTGATcgatgaaaaatattcaaatcaatCTCCTTTACCATCGAACACAAATTTAGATAAACTAATAGGTGCCACTCCTGCATTCGATCGTTATCCAATTATAGGAACAAGATTATCATCTCAAGCACACTTAAATAATCCACTAAGAAATAACAGTAatccaaattcaaatatagGTAATGGTATcacaaacaataaaaacGAAACCAATATAACTTCAAAGACATCATTCATAAATTCAAactcaaattcaaatctttaTCTTAATGAACAAGATTTTTCACCATTTGGTGGCTACCCTACATCTTCATTCCCCCTAGATTTTTCAGAAGtggaaaatgatgattatCTACATAACCCAGACCTCGAAGAAGAGGCAAGATTAGACAAGAGAAGGTTCATAGAAGATGTGAAACATATGAATGGAAGATCATTTGGTGGTCTCGTAGGAATACTGTTCCTTTTCCTCGCATGTATAGCCGTCTTCATCATATTACCTGCATTAACTTTCACAGGTGCAGTAGATCATGAACCTCAACATGCTAATGTGGAAACCAATCCAACAAATAACACATACATAGTCCATGAATATTTGACacaatatcaatatccaCAATTACAAGCTATTAGAACATCATTAGTGGATCCTGATACTCCAAGTGATGCATCAACAAGAATCGCCAAGGATGGATCCAAATGGCATTTAGTGTTCTCTGATGAATTTAACGCCGAGGGAAGAACTTTCTATGATGGCGATGATCAATTTTGGACAGCTCCAGATATCCATTACGATGCCACAAAGGATCTAGAATGGTATTCTCCAGACGCATCAACCACTAAAAACGGTAcattgaaattaagaatGGACGCTTTCAAGAATCatgatttatattataGATCAGGTATGTTACAAAGTTGGAATAAATTATGTTTCACTCAAGGGGCATTGGAAATCTCCGCGAATTTACCAAATTATGGTCGTGTCTCTGGTCTATGGCCAGGGCTTTGGACAATGGGGAACCTAGGTAGACCAGGTTTCTTAGCAACTACAGATGGTGTTTGGCCTTATTCTTATGATTCTTGTGACGCAGGTATAACTCCAAATCAAAGTTCACCAGATGGGATTTCATATTTACCGGGACAAAGATTAAGTGCATGTACATGTGACGGTGAAGAACATCCAAACCCTGGTGTTGGAAGAGGTGCTCCGGAAATCGATATCATTGAAGGTGAATCTGACACTGTATTGGGTGTTGGTGTCGCTTCACAATCAATGCAAATCGCTCCATTCGATATTTGGTATATACCAGATTATGATTTCGTCGAGGTTTATAATTTTACAGTGACAACAATGAATACTTATTGTGGAGGTCCATTCCAACAAGCCATATCGGCAGTGACTACTTTAAATACCTCTTGGTATGAATATGGACTTGATGCGGgttatttccaaaaatttgCCATCGAATACTTaaatgatgacgatgatggTTATTGTCGTTGGTTTGTAGGTGATAATCCAACCTTTACAATTTATGCAAAATCATTACATCCAAATGGGAATATTGGTTGGAGGAGAATTTCGAAAGAACCAATGTCAATCATTATGAATTTAggtatttcaaataattggGCTTATATTGATTGGCAATCCATTTATTTCCCCGTGACGATGTCAATTGATTATGTAAGATTATATCAACCTGCTGATGCTATCTCCATAACATGTGATCCTGAAGATTATCCAACCTATGATTACATTGAAGCACATAAATACGCTTATTCTAATGCAAATCTAACACATTGGGAAAAAGCTGGATTTTCAAcaccaaaaaatatattaacaGGCAATTgtaaatcatcaaattaTGCCTTAGAAGAAGCTTGA
- the NDAI0I02800 gene encoding uncharacterized protein (similar to Saccharomyces cerevisiae BTN2 (YGR142W) and YPR158W; ancestral locus Anc_3.506), with product MFNQCVFQQLPIFDQTKYVQPFEMAPHYQSQRVSPQCCPISRIYDQRYQSYVHGKPQPTVPERRQNNQHDNVNFILNESENGYTLTIQRKLPKDALIDAIYNELSHHYETTQPRYKIVRTIYGDKYILEDAADENRPILTNEKLVQVGQKLARKSFQDFELELDHSGMEFQVKSERCSIDKVFKFNNDSSVIDDFNILKCGIDENDNQLVILKVELIAKQQEEKQANNDTLSNLIQWAQNEYSSASSSPSTFGVTTNYDHEKRQRQQEIHRRKLQQQRDSREKMQQKQRAEQLRLQEEKERVERERAEQLRIQEQQRIAKHRQEQLRVQEQQRLEKLRAQEHNRLEKEREYQLKIQEEQRMEKQRQEELRAKEQQRLEEQTRKAREEKERQQKLEYYRNLEVEMANEQKRIEKLKSVKKNDHPLNGRRKSGPILENVDDEEESRYIHSLDQSPKGSAIIEDL from the coding sequence atgTTTAATCAATGTGTCTTTCAACAACTACCAATCTTCGACCAGACAAAATATGTTCAACCATTCGAAATGGCTCCACATTATCAAAGCCAACGAGTTTCCCCACAATGTTGTCCAATATCTAGAATTTATGATCAAAGATATCAATCTTATGTTCATGGCAAACCACAACCCACTGTCCCGGAGAGAAGACAAAATAATCAACACGACAATGTCAATTTCATCCTAAATGAATCTGAAAATGGTTACACTTTAACAATTCAAAGGAAATTACCCAAGGATGCATTAATTGATGCTatttataatgaattaagTCATCATTATGAAACTACTCAACCAAGATATAAGATTGTTCGTACTATATATGGTGATAAATACATTCTAGAAGATGCTGCTGATGAAAACAGACCAATATTAACCAACGAAAAACTTGTACAAGTTGGTCAAAAATTGGCAAGGAAATCATTCCAAGATTTTGAACTAGAATTAGATCATTCTGGCATGGAATTCCAAGTTAAGAGCGAAAGATGTTCAATCGATAAAgtcttcaaatttaataacGACTCTTCTgtaattgatgattttaataTCTTGAAATGTGgtattgatgaaaatgataatcaACTTGTTATATTGAAGGTTGAATTAATAGCAAAGCAACAAGAAGAGAAACAAGCTAACAATGATACATTGAGCAATTTAATCCAATGGGCTCAAAATGAATATTCGAGTGCTTCTTCATCTCCTTCTACTTTTGGTGTCACAACTAACTATGATCATGAAAAGAGACAAAGACAACAAGAAATACATAGAAGAAAgttacaacaacaaagagATTCTAGAGAAAAAATGCAACAGAAACAAAGGGCTGAACAACTAAGActtcaagaagaaaaagagcGCGTTGAAAGAGAAAGGGCTGAACAATTAAGAATTCAAGAACAACAGCGCATTGCAAAGCATAGACAAGAGCAACTAAGAGTTCAAGAACAGCAGCgtttagaaaaattaagaGCTCAAGAACACAACCGCttagaaaaagaaagagaatatcaattaaaaatCCAAGAAGAACAGCGCATGGAAAAGCAAAGACAAGAAGAGCTAAGGGCTAAAGAACAACAACGTTTAGAAGAGCAAACTCGTAAGGCAcgtgaagaaaaagaaaggcaacaaaaattagaatATTATAGAAATTTGGAAGTTGAAATGGCCAACGAACAAAAACGTatagaaaaattgaaatctgTGAAGAAGAACGATCATCCTCTCAATGGAAGGAGGAAATCAGGTCCTATCTTAGAGAATGtcgatgatgaagaagaatcaaGATATATACATTCTCTGGATCAATCTCCAAAGGGATCAGCAATCATTGAAGAtctttaa
- the VPS62 gene encoding Vps62p (similar to Saccharomyces cerevisiae VPS62 (YGR141W) and YPR157W; ancestral locus Anc_3.505) produces MYHKKRTSKSIVLYTTILCLICPLLRVNAIIPWLQESFIEDPDDPLFKDNTLIDLPPVLPPDQITDDNRSLDPYNLSVPQYVIDACPLVQLYSEERYWPSDITDYIRHFHLEDDLGNILSKNLTSLNDLKENYKHKNGSCPSEELFMISNEDFSKDPPWVLGHQPEYGTGHIKSGPAVLILVDKGNGWVDAYWFYFYPFNWGPFIMGYGPWGNHMGDWEHSLVRFYKGVPKFLWMSAHSSGSAYQFSAIEKIKKLKRVSGKLTNEVIGRPLIFSARGTHANYASVGQHAHDVPFYFMPLSDFTDRGPMWDPALNFYSYRYDGEKVEAMNEKAREIGESWLHFAGRWGDKQLPAKDPRQKWCPVQWKYIDGPRGPLFKHLDRTSLCPSFKWWNFWRGCPARRLIKKAEGLDAEKNDLVGDNCGVLLYKIRPVWLRALLRIFTWRGTLCFVMDYFTG; encoded by the coding sequence ATGTACCATAAAAAACGAACAAGCAAAAGCATAGTTCTTTACACGACCATCTTATGTTTGATATGTCCCCTATTACGAGTGAATGCCATAATACCATGGCTACAAGAAAGTTTCATAGAAGATCCAGATGATCCATTATTTAAAGACAATACATTGATAGACTTACCCCCTGTCTTACCACCTGATCAGATAACGGATGATAATCGAAGTTTGGATCCATATAATCTTAGTGTCCCACAATACGTGATAGATGCATGTCCGTTAGTGCAACTATATAGTGAGGAGAGGTATTGGCCATCTGATATCACTGACTATATTCGACATTTCCatttagaagatgatttgGGGAATATTTTGTCTAAAAACTTAACCTCTTTAAATGACTTGAAAGAAAACTATAAGCACAAGAATGGATCATGTCCCAGTGAAGAACTTTTCATGATTAGTAATGAAGATTTCTCAAAGGATCCACCATGGGTACTTGGACATCAGCCAGAATACGGTACTGGACATATCAAATCAGGACCGGCTGTCTTAATTCTAGTTGATAAGGGTAACGGATGGGTTGACGCATATTGGTTTTATTTCTATCCATTTAATTGGGGACCATTCATTATGGGGTATGGTCCCTGGGGTAATCATATGGGGGATTGGGAACATTCATTGGTTAGATTTTATAAAGGTGTACCGAAATTTCTTTGGATGAGTGCACATAGTAGTGGGAGTGCCTATCAATTTAGTGCTATTgagaaaattaaaaagtTGAAAAGAGTTAGCGGCAAATTAACTAACGAAGTCATTGGAAGACCATTAATATTTAGTGCAAGAGGAACACATGCGAATTATGCATCTGTAGGGCAACATGCACATGATGTACCGTTTTATTTCATGCCCTTAAGTGACTTTACTGATAGAGGACCTATGTGGGATCCAGCATTGAATTTTTACTCATATAGGTATGATGGAGAAAAGGTGGAAGCTATGAATGAAAAGGCAAGAGAGATTGGGGAGTCTTGGTTGCATTTTGCAGGAAGATGGGGGGATAAACAATTACCAGCCAAGGATCCAAGACAAAAATGGTGTCCAGTGCAATGGAAATATATCGACGGCCCTAGAGGTCCATTATTTAAACATTTGGATAGAACCTCGTTATGTCCAAGTTTCAAATGGTGGAATTTTTGGAGGGGATGTCCAGCAAGACGGTTGATCAAAAAAGCAGAAGGACTTGATGCAGAGAAAAATGATCTAGTTGGTGATAATTGCGGGGTtctattatataaaataaggCCTGTATGGTTAAGAGCGCTGTTACGAATTTTCACTTGGAGAGGAACATTATGTTTTGTAATGGATTATTTTACAGGTTAG
- the MCM6 gene encoding MCM DNA helicase complex subunit MCM6 (similar to Saccharomyces cerevisiae MCM6 (YGL201C); ancestral locus Anc_3.509), with protein sequence MSSPFPNDTPSSVRPSNSSPPPSSIGGGFGSSTAGFDHDSQVDMSRLQFPSSSQSQSHLQQNNHLGNPSSSQFSTQNQFHTELAAATSGEGDEDVPVSGLRGRSLNHVKKVDDVTGEKVREAFEQFLEDFSIKNDETGETDKIYRAQIEFMKVYDLNTIYIDYQHLAMRENGALAMAVSEQYYRFLPFLQKGLKRIVRKYAPDLLLTTDTLNKKSSLDDEEDEDAGVPSSLPTGSNASGLATKSTTTNSPEQTERVFQISFFNLPVVFRIRDIRSEKIGSLLSISGTVTRTSEVRPELYKASFTCDMCRAMVDNVEQSFKYTEPTFCPNPSCENRAFWTLNVSRSKFLDWQKVRIQENANEIPSGSMPRTLEVVLRGDCVERAKPGDRCRFTGAEIVVPDVTQLGLPGVKPTSSMDTRGISRSTEGLNSGVTGLRSLGVRDLTYKISFLACHVISIGSNTDATNNLGTTDNELQLAATLQGSNVYQDYEKDQEIFLNSLNAEEINELKEMVKDEHIYDKLVRSIAPAVFGHEAVKKGILLQMLGGVHKSTVEGIKLRGDINICIVGDPSTSKSQFLKYVCGFVPRSVYTSGKASSAAGLTAAVVRDEEGGDYTIEAGALMLADNGICCIDEFDKMDISDQVAIHEAMEQQTISIAKAGIHATLNARTSILAAANPIAGRYNRKLSLRGNLNMTAPIMSRFDLFFVILDDCNEKIDTELASHIVDLHMKRDAAINSPFTTAQLRRYIRYARTFKPILTKEAREYLVEKYKDLRKDDAQGFSKSSYRITVRQLESMIRLSEAIARANCVDEITPGFIAEAYDLLRQSIIRVDVDDIEIDEDAEEENEEQDHTDNGSHPDNHDTGNTSSNDDDGNDDDGSNGPAMIIKDESSHSKKKNKTTITYDKYVSIMNVVVHKIAQVEREESKELTAVDIVDWYLLQKEDDLNSEDEYWHERKLAFKVLKRLVKDRILMEIRGTRNELSEQDMNEEDHHNDNDSDKVVYVIHPNCELLDILEPEQLPSSNGGSP encoded by the coding sequence atgtcaTCTCCTTTCCCAAATGATACACCAAGCAGTGTTCGACCATCAAACTCATCTCCACCACCTTCATCCATAGGTGGAGGTTTTGGTAGTAGTACTGCTGGATTTGATCATGATTCACAAGTAGATATGTCAAGGTTACAATTTCCAAGTTCCTCTCAGTCACAGTCTCACttacaacaaaataatcatCTCGGGAATCCGTCATCTTCGCAATTCAGTACGCAAAATCAATTCCATACTGAACTTGCAGCAGCAACCTCAGGAGAAGGTGATGAAGATGTACCTGTCTCAGGGTTAAGAGGTAGATCATTGAACCATGTTAAGAAAGTAGATGATGTTACGGGTGAAAAAGTTCGTGAAGCttttgaacaatttttAGAAGACTTTTCCATTAAGAATGATGAAACAGGTGAGACTGATAAAATTTATCGTGCTCAAATTGAGTTTATGAAAGTTTACGATTTGAATACTATTTATATTGATTACCAACATTTAGCAATGAGAGAAAATGGAGCCCTAGCTATGGCTGTTTCTGAACAATATTATAGAtttttaccatttttaCAAAAGGGTTTGAAAAGAATTGTGAGGAAATATGCTcctgatttattattgactACTGATACattaaataagaaaagtTCACTTGACGAcgaggaagatgaagatgctGGAGTACCTTCTTCATTACCTACTGGGAGTAATGCATCTGGGTTAGCAACAAAATCAACCACAACTAATTCGCCAGAACAAACTGAAAGAGTATTCCAAATTagttttttcaatttaccaGTGGTATTTAGGATCCGTGATATTAGATCTGAAAAGATTGGGTCCTTATTAAGTATATCAGGTACAGTAACTAGAACGTCGGAGGTACGCCCGGAGTTATATAAGGCAAGTTTTACATGTGATATGTGTCGTGCTATGGTTGATAATGTGGAAcaatcatttaaatatacAGAACCAACATTTTGTCCCAATCCATCTTGTGAAAATAGAGCATTTTGGACATTGAATGTTTCTAGATCGAAATTTTTAGATTGGCAAAAAGTTAGGATTCAAGAAAATGCTAATGAAATTCCAAGTGGGTCCATGCCACGTACTTTAGAGGTTGTACTTAGAGGTGATTGTGTGGAGAGAGCTAAACCAGGTGATAGATGTAGATTTACCGGTGCTGAGATTGTTGTTCCTGATGTTACTCAATTAGGTTTACCAGGTGTTAAACCAACAAGTTCCATGGATACCAGAGGTATTTCGAGAAGTACAGAGGGACTAAATAGTGGAGTTACAGGTTTACGTTCACTTGGTGTTCGTGATTTAACTTATAAGATTAGTTTCTTAGCTTGTCATGTTATTAGTATTGGATCTAATACAGATGCTACTAATAATTTGGGGACAactgataatgaattacaATTGGCTGCCACCTTACAAGGTTCTAATGTGTATCAAGATTATGAAAAGgatcaagaaatttttttgaatagtTTGAATGcagaagaaattaatgaattgaaagaaatggtTAAAGATGAACATATCTATGATAAATTAGTAAGATCCATTGCTCCTGCAGTGTTTGGACATGAAGCAGTTAAGAAAGGTATCTTATTACAAATGCTTGGTGGTGTTCATAAGAGTACAGTCGAAGGAATTAAATTAAGGGgtgatattaatatttgtatTGTTGGTGATCCCTCTACATCCAAATCgcaatttttaaaatatgttTGTGGATTTGTTCCCAGATCTGTTTATACATCTGGTAAGGCATCATCTGCAGCCGGGTTAACCGCTGCAGTAGTTAGAGATGAAGAAGGTGGTGACTATACTATTGAAGCTGGTGCATTAATGTTAGCTGATAATGGTATTTGTTGTATTGATGAGTTTGATAAGATGGATATTTCAGATCAAGTTGCCATTCACGAAGCTATGGAACAACAAACGATATCTATTGCAAAGGCAGGTATTCATGCTACTTTGAATGCAAGAACATCAATTCTTGCTGCTGCAAATCCAATTGCCGGTAGATATAATAggaaattatcattacGTGGGAATTTAAATATGACTGCTCCAATTATGTCTCgttttgatttattttttgtgaTTTTAGATGATTGTAATGAGAAGATTGATACTGAGTTAGCGTCTCATATTGTTGATTTACATATGAAAAGAGATGCAGCTATTAATTCACCATTTACTACTGCTCAATTACGTCGTTATATTAGATATGCTCGTACTTTCAAACCTATCTTAACGAAGGAAGCTCGTGAATATCTTGTTgagaaatataaagattTGAGGAAAGATGATGCACAGGGGTTCAGTAAATCAAGTTATAGAATTACCGTCAGACAATTAGAAAGTATGATTAGATTATCTGAAGCTATTGCTAGAGCTAATTGTGTTGATGAAATTACACCAGGTTTCATTGCTGAAGCTTATGATTTGTTAAGACAAAGTATTATTCgtgttgatgttgatgatattgaaattgatgaagatgcGGAAGAAGAGAACGAGGAACAAGACCATACAGATAATGGTTCTCATCCAGACAATCATGATACAGGGAATACCAGTtctaatgatgatgatggtaatgatgatgatggttcTAATGGGCCTGCTATGATTATAAAGGACGAATCTTCtcattcaaagaaaaagaacaagacGACTATTACATATGACAAATATGTTTCTATAATGAATGTTGTTGTACATAAGATTGCTCAAGTGGAAAGGGAAGAAAGTAAAGAATTAACGGCGGTAGATATTGTTGATTGGTATTTATTGCAAAAGGAGGATGATTTAAACtctgaagatgaatattGGCATGAGAGGAAACTTGCATTTAAAGTTTTGAAACGTTTAGTTAAAGATAGGATACTGATGGAAATTCGTGGTACTAGAAATGAATTAAGTGAACAAGATATgaatgaagaagatcatcataatgataatgattctGATAAAGTTGTTTATGTTATTCATCCGAATTGTGAACTATTAGATATCTTGGAACCAGAGCAACTACCTTCTTCTAATGGTGGGTCTCCTTGA
- the ARO8 gene encoding bifunctional 2-aminoadipate transaminase/aromatic-amino-acid:2-oxoglutarate transaminase (similar to Saccharomyces cerevisiae ARO8 (YGL202W); ancestral locus Anc_3.511): MTLPLAKDFSHLFSDETNARKPSPLKTCIHLFQDPNIIFLGGGLPLSDYFPWDNVDADTPAPPFTKGIGYPITDLSTDSISKLTIHKNDKPHEGDIPLARSLQYGFSQGQPELLDFLREHTKLIHDIKYQDWDIIATAGNTNAWESTLRVFCNRGDVILAEAHSFSSCLAAAQAQGITTFPIPIDDNGIIPEKLEKILDNWTPGAPKPKLLYTIPTGQNPTGTSLPAHRMEEIYRIAQKHDFLIVEDAPYYFLQMDKYVKDVNERTALRSQVKKQTHEEFLKALDKTFLSCDNDGRVIRLDSFSKVLAPGTRLGWITGCKSILKSFVSLHEMTIQAPSGMIQSFVSGTLHRWGQNGYLDWLQGLRHEYTLKRDNAIDALHEFLPKSDAFVINPPIAGMFFTVNIDASAHPEFKTKYESDPAKVENAIYEKVIQYGVLIVPGAWFITEGETNPPQPAESKQVDNPNEIFFRGTYAAVSAEKLREGLKRLGECLYEEFQIAK, translated from the coding sequence ATGACTCTACCACTTGCTAAAGATTTCTCTCATTTATTCTCTGACGAGACTAACGCTCGTAAACCATCTCCTTTGAAAACTTGTATCCATCTTTTCCAAGATCCAAATATCATCTTCCTAGGTGGTGGTCTACCATTAAGTGATTATTTCCCATGGGATAACGTCGATGCTGACACTCCAGCTCCACCATTCACAAAAGGGATCGGTTACCCAATCACCGATTTATCAACTGATTCCATCTCAAAATTAACCATCCACAAGAATGATAAACCACATGAAGGTGACATTCCCTTGGCAAGATCTTTACAATACGGATTCTCTCAAGGTCAAcctgaattattagatttcCTAAGAGAACACACTAAATTGATTCACGACATTAAATACCAAGATTGGGATATCATCGCTACCGCTGGTAACACCAACGCTTGGGAATCCACATTAAGAGTCTTTTGTAACAGAGGTGATGTCATCTTAGCTGAAGCTCATTCATTCTCTTCATGTTTAGCTGCTGCTCAAGCTCAAGGTATTACCACTTTCCCCATCCCAATCGATGACAACGGTATCATTCCTGAAAAGTTGGAGAAAATCTTGGATAATTGGACTCCAGGGGCTCCAAaaccaaaattattatacaCTATCCCAACAGGTCAAAATCCAACTGGGACAAGTTTGCCCGCTCACAGAATGGAAGAAATCTATCGTATTGCTCAAAAACATGATTTCTTAATCGTTGAAGACGCTCCATACTATTTCTTACAAATGGACAAATACGTTAAAGATGTCAATGAAAGAACTGCATTAAGATCTCAAGTAAAGAAGCAAACTCATGAAGAATTCTTAAAAGCCTTAGATAAGACTTTCTTAAGTTGTGATAACGATGGTCGTGTTATTAGACTAGACTCCTTCTCAAAAGTATTGGCTCCTGGAACAAGATTAGGATGGATCACTGGTTGTAAATCCATCTTGAAATCATTCGTTTCCTTACATGAAATGACTATTCAAGCTCCATCTGGTATGATTCAATCATTCGTCTCTGGAACTTTACATAGATGGGGACAAAACGGTTATTTGGATTGGTTGCAAGGTCTACGTCATGAATATACATTGAAACGTGATAACGCTATTGACGCATTACATGAATTCTTACCTAAATCAGATGCATTCGTCATTAATCCTCCAATTGCTGGTATGTTTTTCACCGTCAATATTGACGCTAGTGCTCATCCAGAATTTAAGACTAAATATGAATCTGATCCAGCTAAAGTGGAAAACGCAATCTACGAAAAAGTTATTCAATATGGTGTCTTGATTGTACCAGGTGCTTGGTTCATTACTGAAGGTGAAACAAATCCACCACAACCTGCTGAATCAAAACAAGTGGATAATCCAAATGAAATCTTCTTTAGAGGAACTTATGCTGCCGTATCTGCTGAGAAATTAAGAGAGGGTTTGAAAAGATTGGGTGAATGCTTATACGAAGAATTCCAAATTGCCAAATAA
- the IAT4 gene encoding Iat4p, whose protein sequence is MAIPKTKTLIVPAPIIDAQSPFIQEGDDASSNTGIAGLNITNDVEKVAQTLCVAFTSPCSDYLMKKFFNIPLDEPTTRARVNAMIHYYTACYHDLGGELAEANDFDAVSLWSIPGKHLPVSYTNDDKFNKIFFDDMLKRKLSVLPVGMEYYYLFMIGKDLRHPEVRGSVRSIFKYYQKRADDDNCAIILEAISEHAKSVYEYFGFKNYLTFHFGKGECDSQGNLDPNGEGFTAYLMIYHKDGDKVLRA, encoded by the coding sequence ATGGCCATTCCAAAGACGAAAACTTTGATTGTTCCAGCACCAATAATTGATGCTCAATCTCCTTTCATTCAAGAAGGTGATGACGCATCATCAAACACAGGAATTGCAGGTCTTAATATCACTAACGATGTTGAAAAAGTTGCTCAAACTTTATGTGTTGCTTTCACTTCTCCATGTAGTgattatttgatgaagaaatttttcaacattcCATTAGATGAACCTACAACGAGAGCCCGAGTGAACGCtatgattcattattatactGCTTGTTACCATGATTTAGGTGGGGAATTAGCTGAGGctaatgattttgatgCGGTCAGTCTTTGGAGTATTCCTGGGAAACATTTACCTGTTAGTTatacaaatgatgataagtTCAATAAGATTTTTTTCGATGATAtgttgaaaaggaaattgagTGTTTTACCAGTGGGGatggaatattattatctttttatGATTGGGAAAGATTTAAGGCATCCTGAAGTGAGAGGTTCCGTCAGGtccattttcaaatattatcaaaaaagagcagatgatgataattgtGCCATTATCTTGGAGGCGATTAGTGAACATGCAAAATCTGtttatgaatattttgggttcaaaaattatttgacTTTCCATTTTGGTAAAGGTGAATGTGATTCCCAGGGTAATTTGGATCCAAATGGTGAAGGATTCACAGcatatttaatgatttatcatAAAGATGGTGACAAAGTTTTGAGAGCTTAG